From a single Silene latifolia isolate original U9 population chromosome 6, ASM4854445v1, whole genome shotgun sequence genomic region:
- the LOC141587194 gene encoding subtilisin-like protease SBT2.5 isoform X2, with the protein MQLVITMFFLVSSCFLWCSVSVHANVLMVLMEGDSFISGRTDQRHSRDYNDIRMHKEMIGREHDVLLETLLDSGSYTKLYSYSHLLNGFAIHVTSSKAIGRLRNATGVSHTASTAAGNFEIPVIVNGFNYGNASGMAPGARIAVYKALYTFGGYMSDVVAAVDQAVEDGVDILSLSIGPSSVPPGPSAFLNVLEMELLFATKAGVVVIQAAGNGGPLSSSILSFSPWITTVAASITDRKYNSSIILANGQSLSGMGLAPPTPGEGLYPMAAAADACRHNTSIGLVESCQNPEPFIPPLAHGKLIICTYTFDFEFDSASISKVAETIRSIGAAGFIMTMDPDVGSEEVKGTTVPFAVPGIVLNNIEASTALWQYYNSRTLRARTGRAIAFTATAKILDGRLATYTGQVPIVAAYSSRGPDVNNALLQTADVLKPTVMAPGTSIWAAWSPNSEGDQYARGQDFALVSGTSMATPHVAGVAALIMQKHPQWNPSAIISAIMTTTDVADKFGNPIMAQEKNQLSPATPFDYGAGSINPSRAIDPGLVFVSKFKHYIQFLCALPGVDEESVRRATGAGCPSSRKAWGSDLNTPTVTISNLVGTRKVIRTVMNVGEETETYNVTMVEPTGVKMKVSPHLFTISQNATRRLKLVLDATDATNAYSFGQMLLQGNLGHLVRVPVAVYVSSILGS; encoded by the exons ATGCAACTGGTAATAACTATGTTCTTTCTAGTTAGTAGCTGTTTCTTGTGGTGTTCTGTTTCAGTGCATGCCAATGTCTTGATGGTTCTCATGGAAGGCGATTCATTTATCTCGGGGAGAACTGATCAGCGCCACtccag GGATTATAATGATATTAGAATGCACAAGGAAATGATAGGTAGGGAGCATGACGTTTTATTAGAGACGCTGCTTGATTCAGGGTCATACACCAAGCTTTACAGTTACAGTCATTTGCTCAATGGATTTGCCATTCACGTAACGTCATCAAAG GCCATTGGTCGCCTACGGAATGCTACAGGAGTAAG CCATACAGCATCAACAGCTGCTGGTAACTTTGAAATACCTGTTATTGTCAATGGCTTCAATTATGGGAATGCTAGTGGCATGGCTCCCGGAGCTAG GATTGCGGTCTACAAAGCTCTCTATACATTTGGAGGCTATATGTCAGATGTCGTAGCTGCTGTGGATCAG GCGGTAGAAGATGGAGTTGATATACTGAGCCTTTCTATAGGACCATCTAGTGTTCCGCCTGGGCCTTCTGCTTTCCTTAATGTCTTAGAAATGGAGCTGCTGTTTGCTACTAAAGCCGGCGTTGTTGTAATTCAAGCTGCTGGTAATGGCGGACCTTTATCTAGCTCCATTCTTTCATTCAGCCCTTGGATTACCACGGTTGCTGCCTCCATCACTGATCGCAAGTACAACAGCTCGATAATACTTGCCAATGGACAGAGCTTATCTGGCATGGGCCTTGCAC CTCCTACGCCCGGAGAAGGTCTTTATCCGATGGCTGCAGCAGCTGATGCTTGTCGGCACAATACTAGCATCGGTCTCGTTGAAAGCTGCCAGAATCCTGAGCCTTTTATTCCGCCCTTGGCTCATGGGAAGCTTATCATTTGCACCTACACCTTTGATTTTGAATTCGACTCTGCTAGCATTAGTAAAGTTGCTGAAACAATACGTAGTATCGGGGCAGCTGGATTTATCATGACAATGGATCCTGATGTAGGTTCTGAGGAAGTTAAAGGTACCACTGTCCCCTTTGCGGTTCCGGGGATTGTCCTAAACAACATTGAAGCTTCTACG GCACTCTGGCAGTACTACAACTCAAGGACTTTGAGGGCTAGAACGGGAAGAGCGATAGCATTCACAGCAACGGCAAAGATATTAGATGGCAGACTGGCAACTTACACGGGTCAAGTACCGATTGTAGCAGCATACTCCTCAAGAGGACCTGATGTGAACAATGCACTTCTCCAAACAGCTGATGTCCTCAAACCCACTGTCATGGCTCCTGGAACTTCTATTTGGGCTGCCTGGAGTCCCAATAGTGAAGGAGATCAATATGCTAGAG GGCAAGATTTTGCACTAGTTTCAGGAACCAGCATGGCGACACCGCATGTCGCCGGTGTTGCTGCATTAATAATGCAAAAACACCCTCAATGGAACCCATCTGCCATTATATCAGCCATAATGACAACTACAGACGTAGCAGACAAATTTGGCAATCCCATCATGGCTCAAGAGAAGAATCAGCTATCACCAGCTACTCCCTTTGACTATGGCGCCGGGTCAATCAATCCATCTCGGGCCATTGACCCCGGTCTCGTGTTCGTCTCCAAATTCAAGCACTACATACAATTCCTGTGTGCCCTCCCAGGTGTTGATGAAGAGTCTGTGAGACGGGCCACAGGTGCTGGGTGTCCTAGTAGCAGAAAAGCTTGGGGATCTGACCTAAATACCCCTACCGTGACCATTTCTAATTTGGTGGGTACAAGGAAAGTTATAAGGACAGTGATGAATGTCGGTGAGGAGACCGAGACGTACAATGTGACGATGGTGGAGCCCACTGGCGTTAAAATGAAGGTTTCGCCACATTTATTTACCATCAGTCAGAATGCTACACGGCGACTGAAACTTGTGCTTGATGCAACTGATGCAACCAATGCTTATAGCTTTGGTCAGATGTTACTGCAGGGTAACCTGGGACATCTAGTTAGAGTGCCAGTCGCTGTGTACGTAAGTAGCATATTAGGGTCGTGA
- the LOC141587194 gene encoding subtilisin-like protease SBT2.6 isoform X1 gives MQLVITMFFLVSSCFLWCSVSVHANVLMVLMEGDSFISGRTDQRHSRDYNDIRMHKEMIGREHDVLLETLLDSGSYTKLYSYSHLLNGFAIHVTSSKAIGRLRNATGVRSVHEDVKLAKLTTHTPDYLGIPSGVWPTLGGARSAGEGIVIGMIDTGINPSHPSFASYPSFGANGSMNGYTGKFKGKCATGVMFPFTACNGKIVGAQYFARAAIAAGDFNATRDYASPYDADGHGSHTASTAAGNFEIPVIVNGFNYGNASGMAPGARIAVYKALYTFGGYMSDVVAAVDQAVEDGVDILSLSIGPSSVPPGPSAFLNVLEMELLFATKAGVVVIQAAGNGGPLSSSILSFSPWITTVAASITDRKYNSSIILANGQSLSGMGLAPPTPGEGLYPMAAAADACRHNTSIGLVESCQNPEPFIPPLAHGKLIICTYTFDFEFDSASISKVAETIRSIGAAGFIMTMDPDVGSEEVKGTTVPFAVPGIVLNNIEASTALWQYYNSRTLRARTGRAIAFTATAKILDGRLATYTGQVPIVAAYSSRGPDVNNALLQTADVLKPTVMAPGTSIWAAWSPNSEGDQYARGQDFALVSGTSMATPHVAGVAALIMQKHPQWNPSAIISAIMTTTDVADKFGNPIMAQEKNQLSPATPFDYGAGSINPSRAIDPGLVFVSKFKHYIQFLCALPGVDEESVRRATGAGCPSSRKAWGSDLNTPTVTISNLVGTRKVIRTVMNVGEETETYNVTMVEPTGVKMKVSPHLFTISQNATRRLKLVLDATDATNAYSFGQMLLQGNLGHLVRVPVAVYVSSILGS, from the exons ATGCAACTGGTAATAACTATGTTCTTTCTAGTTAGTAGCTGTTTCTTGTGGTGTTCTGTTTCAGTGCATGCCAATGTCTTGATGGTTCTCATGGAAGGCGATTCATTTATCTCGGGGAGAACTGATCAGCGCCACtccag GGATTATAATGATATTAGAATGCACAAGGAAATGATAGGTAGGGAGCATGACGTTTTATTAGAGACGCTGCTTGATTCAGGGTCATACACCAAGCTTTACAGTTACAGTCATTTGCTCAATGGATTTGCCATTCACGTAACGTCATCAAAG GCCATTGGTCGCCTACGGAATGCTACAGGAGTAAGGTCTGTCCATGAAGATGTGAAGTTAGCGAAGTTGACTACTCATACACCCGACTATTTGGGGATTCCTAGTGGTGTTTGGCCTACTTTAGGTGGTGCAAGAAGTGCCGGGGAAGGTATAGTGATAGGCATGATTGACACGGGGATTAACCCTAGTCATCCAAGCTTTGCTAGTTACCCTTCCTTTGGGGCCAATGGATCCATGAATGGTTACACTGGCAAGTTTAAAGGGAAATGTGCCACAGGTGTAATGTTTCCCTTTACTGCCTGCAATGGCAAGATAGTCGGGGCACAGTATTTTGCACGTGCAGCTATCGCTGCTGGTGACTTTAATGCAACCCGTGACTATGCTTCTCCATATGATGCGGATGGTCATGGAAG CCATACAGCATCAACAGCTGCTGGTAACTTTGAAATACCTGTTATTGTCAATGGCTTCAATTATGGGAATGCTAGTGGCATGGCTCCCGGAGCTAG GATTGCGGTCTACAAAGCTCTCTATACATTTGGAGGCTATATGTCAGATGTCGTAGCTGCTGTGGATCAG GCGGTAGAAGATGGAGTTGATATACTGAGCCTTTCTATAGGACCATCTAGTGTTCCGCCTGGGCCTTCTGCTTTCCTTAATGTCTTAGAAATGGAGCTGCTGTTTGCTACTAAAGCCGGCGTTGTTGTAATTCAAGCTGCTGGTAATGGCGGACCTTTATCTAGCTCCATTCTTTCATTCAGCCCTTGGATTACCACGGTTGCTGCCTCCATCACTGATCGCAAGTACAACAGCTCGATAATACTTGCCAATGGACAGAGCTTATCTGGCATGGGCCTTGCAC CTCCTACGCCCGGAGAAGGTCTTTATCCGATGGCTGCAGCAGCTGATGCTTGTCGGCACAATACTAGCATCGGTCTCGTTGAAAGCTGCCAGAATCCTGAGCCTTTTATTCCGCCCTTGGCTCATGGGAAGCTTATCATTTGCACCTACACCTTTGATTTTGAATTCGACTCTGCTAGCATTAGTAAAGTTGCTGAAACAATACGTAGTATCGGGGCAGCTGGATTTATCATGACAATGGATCCTGATGTAGGTTCTGAGGAAGTTAAAGGTACCACTGTCCCCTTTGCGGTTCCGGGGATTGTCCTAAACAACATTGAAGCTTCTACG GCACTCTGGCAGTACTACAACTCAAGGACTTTGAGGGCTAGAACGGGAAGAGCGATAGCATTCACAGCAACGGCAAAGATATTAGATGGCAGACTGGCAACTTACACGGGTCAAGTACCGATTGTAGCAGCATACTCCTCAAGAGGACCTGATGTGAACAATGCACTTCTCCAAACAGCTGATGTCCTCAAACCCACTGTCATGGCTCCTGGAACTTCTATTTGGGCTGCCTGGAGTCCCAATAGTGAAGGAGATCAATATGCTAGAG GGCAAGATTTTGCACTAGTTTCAGGAACCAGCATGGCGACACCGCATGTCGCCGGTGTTGCTGCATTAATAATGCAAAAACACCCTCAATGGAACCCATCTGCCATTATATCAGCCATAATGACAACTACAGACGTAGCAGACAAATTTGGCAATCCCATCATGGCTCAAGAGAAGAATCAGCTATCACCAGCTACTCCCTTTGACTATGGCGCCGGGTCAATCAATCCATCTCGGGCCATTGACCCCGGTCTCGTGTTCGTCTCCAAATTCAAGCACTACATACAATTCCTGTGTGCCCTCCCAGGTGTTGATGAAGAGTCTGTGAGACGGGCCACAGGTGCTGGGTGTCCTAGTAGCAGAAAAGCTTGGGGATCTGACCTAAATACCCCTACCGTGACCATTTCTAATTTGGTGGGTACAAGGAAAGTTATAAGGACAGTGATGAATGTCGGTGAGGAGACCGAGACGTACAATGTGACGATGGTGGAGCCCACTGGCGTTAAAATGAAGGTTTCGCCACATTTATTTACCATCAGTCAGAATGCTACACGGCGACTGAAACTTGTGCTTGATGCAACTGATGCAACCAATGCTTATAGCTTTGGTCAGATGTTACTGCAGGGTAACCTGGGACATCTAGTTAGAGTGCCAGTCGCTGTGTACGTAAGTAGCATATTAGGGTCGTGA
- the LOC141587195 gene encoding light-harvesting complex-like protein 3 isotype 1, chloroplastic, whose product MTMALLSSSPSPTLSPHSSKPHIHNHHHLTHKPYLNLLPFNKPRKTHLSIRASSSSSDNGTGIPTSSTTTATVDVPEEQVLEPTTTTKPEEVKDVSPPPKMEKSEDTVGPTEAVEPAATVTKFKDPRWVNGTWDLKQFQNNGSTNWDAVIDAEAKRRKWLETYPESTSNNEPILFDTSIIPWWAWIKRFHLPEAELLNGRAAMIGFFMSYFVDSLTGVGVVDQMGNFFCKTLLFVSVLGVLFIRKNEDVDNLKKLLDETTFYDKQWQATWQEETKKD is encoded by the exons ATGACAATGGCCTTACTCTCTTCTTCCCCATCTCCCACTCTCTCCCCTCACTCTTCGAAACCCCATATCCACAACCACCATCATCTTACCCACAAACCTTATCTTAATCTCCTTCCTTTCAACAAACCCAGAAAAACCCATTTGTCTATTAGAGCTTCTTCCTCATCTTCTGATAATGGCACTGGTATTCCCACCTCTTCCACTACAACTGCTACTGTTGATGTTCCTGAAGAGCAGGTTCTAgaacccaccaccaccacaaaaccTGAGGAAGTTAAGGATGTTTCACCACCTCCTAAAATGGAGAAAAGTGAAGACACTGTGGGACCCACTGAGGCTGTTGAACCTGCTGCTACTGTTACTAAGTTTAAAGATCCTAGATGGGTTAATGGTACTTGGGATTTGAAACAGTTTCAGAATAATGGTTCTACTAATTGGGATGCTGTTATTGATGCTG AGGCAAAGAGGAGGAAGTGGCTGGAAACCTACCCAGAATCAACCAGCAATAATGAACCTATACTTTTCGACACTTCCATCATTCCCTGGTGGGCATGGATCAAGAGATTCCACCTTCCAGAGGCTGAGCTTCTCAATG GTCGTGCTGCGATGATAGGTTTCTTCATGTCATATTTTGTCGATAGCTTGACAGGTGTAGGCGTAGTTGATCAAATGGGTAACTTTTTCTGCAAAACTTTGCTATTTGTTTCTGTTCTTGGTGTGTTGTTTATCCGGAAAAACGAAGATGTAGACAACTTAAAGAAGCTCCTAGACGAGACCACTTTCTACGACAAGCAATGGCAAGCGACATGGCAAGAGGAGACCAAGAAAGACTAA